A window of the Tunturibacter empetritectus genome harbors these coding sequences:
- the cyaY gene encoding iron donor protein CyaY: MIDEATFRRESDKALESLKQSLIAAEDDGAGFEFEDNNGVMNIIFENGSSKFVITPNTPIRQVWISAQSTSFKLDWAEATAAFTLTKTGENLKTLTQRLLREHLKDATITLP; encoded by the coding sequence ATGATCGACGAAGCCACCTTCCGCCGCGAATCCGACAAAGCCCTCGAGTCCCTCAAGCAGTCCCTCATCGCCGCAGAAGACGACGGCGCCGGCTTCGAGTTCGAAGACAACAACGGCGTCATGAACATCATCTTCGAAAACGGCTCCAGCAAGTTCGTCATCACGCCCAACACGCCCATCCGCCAGGTCTGGATCTCCGCGCAATCCACCAGCTTTAAACTAGACTGGGCCGAAGCCACCGCCGCCTTCACCCTCACCAAAACCGGAGAAAACCTCAAGACCCTCACCCAGCGCCTCCTCCGCGAGCATCTCAAAGACGCCACCATCACCCTCCCCTGA
- a CDS encoding enoyl-CoA hydratase/isomerase family protein produces MSYVTILVADVDGVRMITLNRPERRNAMTPEMQQELIQAMEEAASSDCSVVVFAGAGDAFCAGLDLSALQGMNDKSAAEHTADAERIARLFRTLYELPKPTIAAVHGAAIAGGTGLATMCDFTLAVPGAKFGYTEVKIGFVPAVVSAFLVLQIGEKPARDLLLTGRIFTSEEASRLGLVNEVVDAEKLTARTLELVGMLRANSPEAMAATKRLLRAQNKPWLDAAIAEALAANAEARGTHDFREGVAAFLEKRKPVWGRD; encoded by the coding sequence GTGAGTTATGTAACTATTTTGGTTGCTGATGTGGACGGGGTTCGGATGATTACTTTGAATCGTCCGGAGCGGCGCAATGCGATGACGCCCGAGATGCAGCAGGAGCTGATTCAGGCGATGGAAGAGGCTGCCTCTAGCGACTGCAGCGTGGTAGTCTTCGCTGGCGCAGGAGATGCGTTTTGTGCGGGATTAGATTTGAGCGCGCTGCAGGGGATGAATGATAAGTCCGCTGCGGAACATACCGCGGATGCGGAGCGGATTGCACGGCTGTTTCGGACTTTGTATGAGCTGCCGAAGCCTACGATTGCGGCGGTGCATGGAGCGGCGATTGCGGGTGGGACCGGCTTGGCCACGATGTGCGACTTCACGCTGGCGGTGCCGGGGGCGAAGTTCGGATATACGGAGGTGAAGATTGGATTTGTGCCGGCGGTGGTGTCGGCTTTTCTGGTGTTGCAGATTGGGGAGAAGCCGGCTCGGGACCTGCTGCTGACGGGGCGGATCTTTACCAGCGAAGAGGCGTCGCGGCTGGGGCTGGTGAATGAGGTTGTCGACGCGGAGAAGCTGACGGCGCGCACGCTGGAGCTGGTGGGGATGTTGCGGGCAAATAGTCCGGAGGCGATGGCGGCAACCAAGCGGCTGCTGAGGGCGCAGAATAAGCCGTGGCTCGATGCGGCGATTGCGGAGGCGTTGGCGGCGAATGCGGAGGCCAGAGGGACGCATGATTTTCGCGAGGGTGTGGCGGCGTTTCTGGAGAAGAGGAAGCCGGTTTGGGGCAGGGACTGA
- a CDS encoding cobalamin B12-binding domain-containing protein gives MPNKPPIRVLVAKPGLDGHDRGAKIIARALRDAGMEVIYTGLRQTPEMIVSAAIQEDVDCIGLSILSGAHNVIVPRITALLREQKAEDILLVLGGTIPDEDQPKLKENGVSAIFGPGTPLETTITFIRENVKPRTFAL, from the coding sequence ATGCCTAACAAGCCTCCAATCCGCGTTCTCGTCGCAAAACCCGGCCTCGACGGCCACGACCGCGGCGCCAAAATCATCGCCCGCGCGCTCCGCGACGCCGGCATGGAAGTCATCTACACCGGCCTCCGCCAGACCCCCGAGATGATCGTCTCCGCCGCCATCCAGGAGGACGTCGACTGCATCGGACTCTCCATCCTCTCCGGTGCCCACAACGTCATCGTGCCCCGCATCACGGCTCTCCTCCGCGAGCAGAAGGCCGAAGACATCCTCCTAGTCCTGGGGGGCACCATCCCCGACGAGGACCAGCCGAAATTAAAAGAAAACGGCGTCTCGGCCATCTTCGGACCGGGAACGCCGCTTGAAACCACCATCACCTTCATCCGCGAAAACGTAAAACCTCGAACTTTTGCACTCTGA
- a CDS encoding zinc-dependent metalloprotease, with protein MPKRMTLALLAISAFFYAAIPVTISAQTIAAKTSGMKHLDGYLPLDWDAKAGKLYLEIPHLDPSGRSPDLLYTHSLPYGTGSNDLGLDRGQISSGEILHFERTGPKVLLVEPNQSFRSSSTDPLEQLAVRQSFPESILYGFKVEAEDPSGAVLIDATDFYLRDAHRVAETLTTTKQGTYKLDADRSTIALDATKAFPKNTEVESILTFTTDDPTKAEFVTNVTPDPHAITLREHQSFIELPGPGFTPRRFDPRAGYFPTTYRDYAAPLGANLDQQFIIRHRLIKKDPSCKQSCEAVTPLQYYVDRGAPEPIRTALLEGARWWDQAFQSAGWAKGTFRVDILPADADPMDIRYNIIQWVHRYTRGWSYGSAVADPRTGEIIKGNVTLGSLRSRQDYLIAEALLSPYVNGKPLPPSTDPMLAMALARTRQLAAHETGHTLGLAHNFAASSFPHTPEESVSVMDYPHPYITLNKEGIPSLTESYGVNIGIWDKVAIDYGYREFDTNKHPTEDPAALNNILEASEKTGLLYITDEDARPLGGAHPHAHLWDNGIDPADELDRILTIRTAALARFNENAITTGTPMAQLEDTLVPLYLLHRYQTEATIKEIGGLDYRYSLRGDGQPNPGIVSSAEQKKALTAVLKTLSPETLTLPETLLKILPPRPPGLPRTRESFPSETGLTFDPIAPAESAADLTLNVLLDPARASRLVQYHMRLADAPSLRGVLEAISKTTAERPEGGHTMSSEVERAVEFRALEAMLSLAVNPQASTQARAIARSHLNDLLKQWTTAAPLPDTAEAIHRAALIDRINDFNRDPAKFIPAKPIEAPPGMPIGDEDNF; from the coding sequence ATGCCCAAACGCATGACCCTGGCCCTCCTCGCCATCTCCGCATTTTTTTATGCAGCTATTCCGGTTACAATCTCCGCGCAGACCATCGCCGCCAAGACCTCCGGCATGAAGCACCTCGACGGCTACCTCCCGCTCGACTGGGACGCCAAAGCCGGCAAGCTCTACCTCGAGATTCCCCACCTCGATCCCTCCGGCCGCAGCCCCGACCTCCTCTACACCCACTCCCTCCCCTACGGCACCGGCTCCAACGACCTCGGCCTCGACCGCGGCCAGATCTCCTCCGGCGAGATCCTCCACTTCGAGCGCACTGGCCCCAAAGTCCTCCTCGTCGAACCCAACCAATCCTTCCGCTCCAGCTCCACCGACCCACTCGAGCAACTAGCCGTCCGCCAATCCTTCCCCGAGTCCATCCTCTACGGCTTCAAAGTCGAGGCCGAAGACCCCAGCGGCGCCGTCCTCATCGACGCGACAGACTTCTACCTCCGCGACGCCCACCGCGTAGCCGAAACCCTCACCACCACCAAGCAAGGCACCTACAAACTTGACGCCGACCGCTCTACCATCGCCCTCGACGCCACCAAAGCCTTCCCCAAAAACACCGAAGTAGAATCCATCCTCACCTTCACCACCGACGACCCCACCAAAGCAGAGTTCGTCACCAACGTCACGCCCGACCCCCACGCCATAACCCTCCGCGAACACCAGTCCTTCATCGAACTCCCCGGCCCCGGCTTCACCCCTCGCCGCTTCGACCCCCGCGCCGGCTACTTCCCCACCACCTACAGAGATTACGCGGCGCCGTTAGGCGCGAATTTAGACCAGCAGTTCATCATCCGCCACCGCCTCATCAAAAAAGATCCATCCTGCAAACAAAGCTGCGAAGCCGTCACCCCCCTCCAGTACTACGTTGACCGCGGCGCCCCTGAGCCCATCCGCACCGCTCTCCTCGAAGGCGCGCGCTGGTGGGATCAGGCCTTTCAATCCGCAGGCTGGGCTAAAGGCACTTTCCGCGTCGACATCCTCCCCGCCGACGCCGACCCCATGGACATCCGCTACAACATCATCCAGTGGGTCCACCGCTACACCCGTGGCTGGAGCTACGGCTCCGCCGTCGCCGACCCACGCACGGGCGAAATCATCAAAGGCAATGTCACCCTCGGCTCCCTCCGTAGCCGTCAGGACTACCTCATCGCCGAAGCCCTCCTCAGCCCCTACGTCAACGGCAAGCCACTCCCACCATCAACCGATCCCATGCTGGCAATGGCACTAGCCCGCACCCGCCAGCTAGCCGCGCACGAGACCGGCCACACCCTCGGCCTCGCGCACAACTTCGCCGCAAGCTCCTTCCCTCACACCCCCGAAGAGTCCGTCTCCGTCATGGACTACCCCCATCCCTACATCACCCTCAACAAAGAAGGCATCCCCAGCCTCACCGAAAGCTACGGCGTCAACATCGGCATCTGGGACAAGGTCGCCATCGACTACGGCTACCGCGAATTCGATACCAATAAACATCCGACCGAAGACCCCGCCGCTCTAAACAACATCCTCGAAGCCAGCGAAAAGACCGGCCTCCTCTACATCACTGATGAAGACGCGCGCCCCCTCGGCGGAGCGCACCCCCATGCTCACCTCTGGGACAACGGCATTGATCCCGCCGACGAACTCGACCGCATCTTAACCATCCGCACCGCCGCCCTAGCCCGCTTCAACGAGAACGCCATCACCACGGGCACCCCCATGGCGCAGCTCGAAGACACCCTCGTCCCCCTCTACCTTCTCCACCGCTACCAAACCGAAGCCACCATCAAAGAGATCGGCGGCCTCGACTACCGCTACAGCCTCCGCGGCGACGGCCAACCCAACCCCGGAATCGTCTCCTCCGCCGAGCAGAAGAAAGCCCTCACCGCCGTCCTCAAAACTCTCTCCCCCGAGACCCTCACCCTGCCCGAGACCCTCCTCAAAATCCTCCCACCACGCCCACCCGGCCTCCCCCGCACCCGCGAGTCCTTCCCCTCCGAGACCGGCCTCACCTTCGACCCCATCGCCCCCGCCGAGTCCGCCGCCGACCTCACCCTAAACGTCCTACTCGACCCAGCCCGCGCCTCGCGCCTCGTCCAGTACCACATGCGCCTCGCCGACGCCCCCTCACTCCGCGGCGTCCTCGAAGCCATCTCCAAGACCACCGCCGAGCGTCCAGAAGGCGGACACACCATGTCTTCGGAAGTAGAACGCGCCGTAGAGTTCCGCGCCCTCGAAGCGATGCTCTCTCTCGCTGTCAACCCGCAAGCCTCCACGCAAGCTCGCGCCATCGCCCGCTCCCACCTCAACGATCTCCTCAAGCAGTGGACCACCGCGGCCCCGCTACCCGACACCGCCGAAGCCATCCACCGCGCCGCCCTCATCGACCGCATCAACGACTTCAACCGCGACCCCGCCAAGTTCATCCCCGCTAAACCCATCGAAGCCCCACCCGGCATGCCCATCGGCGACGAAGACAACTTCTAG
- a CDS encoding acyl-CoA thioesterase, giving the protein MTEVVAEKRVGEARIRVRYAETDQMGVVYHSNYLIWFEVGRVELIRSMGLDYKRMEVEEGCGIAVVDVHVRYRSPARYDDELVVETRLVAARGAVIKFGYRVLRIGDGTLLCEGETVHVVVGKEMKKRGLPPKYAERFAAYLKAHASDGVDGLQSDR; this is encoded by the coding sequence ATGACTGAAGTAGTTGCAGAGAAGCGTGTGGGGGAGGCCCGCATACGGGTTCGGTATGCCGAGACCGATCAGATGGGCGTGGTGTATCACTCGAACTACCTGATCTGGTTTGAGGTGGGGCGGGTGGAACTGATCCGCAGCATGGGGCTGGACTATAAGCGGATGGAAGTGGAAGAGGGCTGCGGGATTGCGGTGGTGGACGTGCATGTGCGATATCGCTCGCCGGCCCGGTATGACGATGAGTTGGTGGTGGAGACGAGGTTGGTGGCGGCTCGTGGAGCGGTGATCAAGTTCGGGTATAGGGTGCTGCGGATTGGAGATGGCACGCTGCTGTGCGAGGGCGAAACGGTGCATGTGGTGGTGGGCAAGGAGATGAAGAAGAGAGGTCTGCCGCCAAAGTATGCGGAACGTTTTGCGGCTTATCTTAAGGCTCATGCATCCGATGGAGTAGATGGTTTGCAGTCAGATCGGTGA
- a CDS encoding acyl-CoA carboxylase subunit beta, translating into MGSKLDVKAARFGANCAALQVLMAALRVSEDEIRLGGGAKAAEAQKAKGRLTVRERLALLLDEGNEFLELGLWAAHGMYGEYGGAPAAGVVTGLGRVSGRLCMIVANDATVKAGAFFPMTAKKVLRAQTIALENRIPTLYLVDSAGVFLPLQEDVFPDTDDFGRVFRNNAVMSSLGVPQITAIMGMCVAGGAYLPVMTDTVLMTEGSGLFLAGPSLVQAAIGQKTDAEELGGAAMHAEISGTVDFKEPNDHLCLARLRSLVGKIGSPAKAPFSVVGYDAAKDAPKYAAEDLYGLIDPDPAKAASNVYDMREVIARIVDRSEFDEYKADFGRTVLCGYARIGGRAVGIVANQKVHQSQTVAVGPQAGEKRTEFGGVIYTESAQKAARFIMDCNQSLVPLIFLHDVNGFMVGKDAEWSGIIRAGAKMVSAVSTSVVPKITVIVGGSFGAGHYAMCGKAYDPRFLFAWPTARYAVMSGASAANTLAEVRAKQMERGGKVLSDAEKKALHDEIKSSYDAQADPRYGAARLWIDSIIDPVKTREVLMTALEAASLNPEVARFNPGVLQT; encoded by the coding sequence TTGGGTTCGAAGCTGGATGTGAAGGCGGCGCGGTTCGGTGCGAATTGTGCAGCGTTGCAGGTGTTGATGGCGGCTTTGCGGGTCTCGGAGGACGAGATTCGGCTGGGTGGTGGGGCGAAGGCAGCGGAGGCGCAGAAGGCCAAGGGGCGGCTGACGGTGCGGGAGCGGCTGGCGTTGCTGCTGGATGAGGGCAACGAGTTTCTGGAGCTTGGGCTGTGGGCGGCGCATGGGATGTATGGCGAGTATGGCGGTGCGCCGGCGGCTGGGGTGGTGACTGGGCTGGGACGGGTGAGTGGACGGCTGTGCATGATCGTGGCGAATGACGCGACGGTGAAGGCAGGGGCGTTTTTTCCGATGACAGCGAAGAAGGTGCTGCGGGCGCAGACGATTGCGCTGGAGAACCGGATTCCTACGCTGTATCTGGTGGATTCGGCGGGGGTGTTTCTCCCGCTGCAGGAGGATGTGTTTCCGGATACGGATGATTTTGGCAGGGTGTTTCGCAATAACGCGGTGATGAGTTCGCTGGGGGTGCCGCAGATTACGGCGATTATGGGGATGTGCGTGGCGGGTGGGGCTTATCTGCCGGTGATGACGGATACGGTGTTGATGACGGAGGGGTCGGGGTTGTTTCTGGCGGGGCCGTCGCTGGTGCAGGCGGCGATTGGGCAGAAGACGGACGCCGAGGAGCTGGGTGGGGCGGCGATGCATGCGGAGATCTCGGGCACCGTGGACTTCAAGGAGCCGAATGATCATCTGTGCCTGGCACGGTTACGTTCTCTGGTAGGGAAGATTGGTTCGCCGGCGAAGGCTCCGTTTAGTGTTGTGGGGTACGACGCAGCGAAGGATGCTCCAAAGTATGCGGCGGAGGATTTGTATGGGTTGATCGATCCCGATCCGGCGAAGGCTGCGAGCAATGTGTACGACATGCGCGAGGTGATTGCGCGGATTGTGGATCGCTCGGAGTTTGATGAGTATAAGGCGGATTTTGGGCGGACGGTGTTGTGTGGATATGCGCGGATTGGCGGGCGGGCCGTGGGGATTGTGGCGAATCAGAAGGTGCACCAGTCGCAGACGGTGGCTGTGGGACCGCAGGCTGGGGAGAAGAGGACGGAGTTTGGCGGGGTGATCTATACGGAGAGTGCGCAGAAGGCGGCGCGGTTCATTATGGATTGCAACCAGAGTCTGGTGCCGCTGATCTTTCTGCATGATGTGAATGGGTTCATGGTGGGGAAGGATGCGGAGTGGAGCGGGATTATTCGTGCTGGCGCGAAGATGGTTTCGGCAGTGAGTACTTCGGTTGTGCCCAAAATAACCGTGATTGTAGGCGGGAGCTTTGGGGCGGGGCACTATGCGATGTGCGGGAAGGCTTATGATCCGCGGTTTTTGTTTGCGTGGCCTACGGCTCGGTATGCGGTGATGAGCGGAGCTTCGGCGGCGAATACGTTGGCTGAGGTACGGGCGAAGCAGATGGAGCGTGGGGGAAAAGTGCTGTCGGATGCGGAGAAGAAGGCGCTGCATGACGAGATCAAGTCGTCGTATGATGCGCAGGCTGATCCGAGGTATGGGGCCGCGAGGCTTTGGATTGATTCGATTATTGACCCTGTGAAGACGCGGGAGGTGCTGATGACGGCGCTGGAAGCGGCTAGTTTGAATCCTGAGGTGGCGCGGTTTAATCCGGGGGTTTTGCAGACGTGA
- a CDS encoding hydroxymethylglutaryl-CoA lyase — protein sequence MVKIIECPRDAWQGLPKNMPAEVKADYLRVLVAAGFKHIDAVSFVSRSAVPQMADSELVLEYLDPPDDVEIISIVVNAKGAERAVKTGSVQTLGFPYSVSPTFLQRNQGQTPEEALEELEKIGTLAYKAGMDVVAYISMAFGNPYGEAWDIDEVVAACDLLADNGVTQISLADTVGLATPKQVSDLVADVMAVHEGIEIGVHLHARPEEAAEKIRAAYEAGCRRFDAAIGGLGGCPFAQDALVGNVATEVLLAELKGLGAELEPLRPLDGLLAASAEILRKYGERVQ from the coding sequence ATGGTAAAGATTATTGAGTGTCCGCGGGATGCCTGGCAGGGGCTGCCGAAGAATATGCCGGCGGAGGTGAAGGCGGACTACCTGCGGGTGTTGGTTGCGGCGGGGTTCAAGCACATCGATGCGGTGAGCTTTGTTTCTCGGTCGGCGGTGCCGCAGATGGCGGACTCTGAGCTGGTGCTGGAGTATCTGGACCCTCCGGATGATGTGGAGATTATTAGCATCGTGGTGAATGCGAAGGGTGCGGAGCGGGCGGTGAAGACGGGGAGCGTGCAGACGCTGGGGTTTCCTTATTCGGTGTCGCCGACGTTTTTGCAGAGGAATCAGGGGCAGACGCCGGAGGAGGCGCTGGAGGAGCTAGAGAAGATTGGCACGCTAGCGTACAAGGCGGGGATGGATGTGGTGGCGTATATCTCGATGGCGTTTGGGAATCCTTATGGCGAGGCGTGGGATATCGACGAGGTGGTGGCGGCTTGCGATCTGTTGGCGGATAACGGCGTGACGCAGATCTCGCTGGCGGATACGGTGGGGCTGGCGACACCGAAGCAGGTGAGCGATCTGGTGGCGGATGTGATGGCGGTGCATGAGGGGATTGAGATTGGGGTGCATCTGCATGCGAGGCCGGAGGAGGCTGCGGAGAAGATTCGGGCGGCGTATGAGGCTGGGTGCAGGCGGTTCGATGCGGCGATTGGCGGGCTGGGCGGGTGTCCGTTTGCCCAGGATGCGCTGGTGGGGAATGTCGCGACGGAGGTGTTGCTGGCGGAGTTGAAGGGGCTGGGTGCTGAGTTGGAGCCGCTGCGGCCGTTGGATGGGTTGCTGGCGGCGAGCGCGGAGATCTTGCGGAAGTATGGGGAGAGAGTGCAGTAG
- a CDS encoding glycosyltransferase family 2 protein, which produces MTPKLSVAIITLNEEANLARTLASVQFADEIIVVDSGSTDRTLEIAAEFKAKLFLEPWQGFAAQKNFAIERCTGTWILSLDADEALTPELQAEISALLAASPTADAYLLRRRNLFLGRWIRHGGFYPDPHLRLFRRHSANFAPPARFTDRPVHETIALDGITETLKHDIVHHAYPTLESYIESLNRYSTLGAQTVIEKGHTSYSRLALLHNVLILPTLTFFRNYLLRLGFLDGREGLLLHLYHSTYTSWQYAKAWQTARSR; this is translated from the coding sequence ATGACGCCGAAGCTGTCCGTAGCGATCATCACGCTCAACGAAGAGGCCAATCTGGCCCGCACCCTCGCCAGCGTTCAATTCGCCGACGAGATCATTGTCGTCGACTCCGGCTCCACCGACCGCACCCTCGAGATCGCCGCCGAATTCAAGGCCAAGCTCTTCCTCGAGCCCTGGCAGGGCTTCGCCGCACAGAAGAACTTCGCCATCGAGCGCTGCACCGGCACCTGGATCCTCTCCCTCGACGCCGACGAAGCCCTCACCCCCGAGCTGCAAGCCGAGATCAGCGCTCTCCTCGCCGCCTCTCCCACCGCCGACGCCTACCTCCTCCGCCGACGCAATCTCTTCCTCGGCCGCTGGATCCGTCACGGCGGCTTCTATCCCGATCCCCACCTCCGCCTCTTCCGCCGCCACTCCGCCAACTTCGCGCCCCCCGCCCGCTTTACCGATCGCCCCGTCCACGAGACCATCGCCCTCGACGGCATCACCGAGACCCTCAAACACGACATCGTCCACCACGCCTACCCCACCCTCGAGAGCTACATCGAAAGCCTCAACCGCTACAGCACCCTCGGCGCGCAGACCGTCATCGAAAAGGGCCACACCAGCTACTCACGCCTCGCACTCCTCCACAACGTCCTCATCCTCCCCACCCTAACCTTCTTCCGAAACTATCTCCTCCGCCTCGGCTTCCTCGACGGCCGCGAAGGTCTCCTGCTCCACCTCTACCACTCCACCTACACCAGCTGGCAGTACGCCAAGGCCTGGCAGACCGCTCGCTCTCGTTAG
- the crcB gene encoding fluoride efflux transporter CrcB, whose product MSYLWVTIGSALGGLLRYAITRLTLTYSIGFPFGTILINVLGSFVIGYFGTLTLQSGRYPASENLRLFVMIGICGGFTTFSSFSLQTFDLMRSGAWGRALANIFLSVILCVAAVAAGHLLAHRTVPAQAIAETAREEYTG is encoded by the coding sequence ATGTCCTATCTCTGGGTCACAATCGGCAGTGCACTGGGTGGCCTGCTGCGTTACGCCATCACGCGTCTCACACTCACCTACAGCATCGGATTTCCCTTCGGCACGATTCTCATCAATGTGCTCGGGTCATTCGTCATCGGCTACTTCGGTACCCTCACCCTGCAAAGCGGCCGCTATCCTGCATCCGAGAACCTCCGCCTCTTCGTCATGATCGGCATCTGCGGAGGCTTCACCACCTTCTCCTCCTTCAGCCTGCAGACCTTCGACCTGATGCGATCCGGTGCATGGGGCCGAGCCCTCGCCAACATCTTTCTCTCCGTTATCCTGTGCGTCGCCGCTGTAGCCGCGGGCCATCTCCTCGCCCACCGCACCGTCCCGGCCCAGGCCATCGCCGAAACAGCCCGGGAAGAGTACACCGGCTAA
- a CDS encoding SDR family oxidoreductase: MSTDKKIALITGGNKGIGLETARQLGKLGITVLIGVRDEAKGEAAVTELKKDGVEARAVKLDMDNSADYAAVAKLIEKDYGRLDILVNNAGIFLDGRKGNETTKTSKEILQKTFNTNFFAVVGLTQALLPLLKKSLGGRIVNLSSILGSNTLHATPGSFIYDAKTFAYDASKAALNSFTIHLAHELKDTKIKVNSAHPGWVKTEMGGEGAQLDIETGAKTSVELATLQDSGPNGEFLHLGKALPW, from the coding sequence ATGAGTACTGACAAGAAGATTGCGCTGATTACGGGTGGGAATAAGGGAATTGGCCTCGAGACGGCTCGGCAGCTTGGGAAGCTTGGGATTACGGTGCTGATTGGCGTTCGCGATGAAGCTAAGGGTGAAGCTGCGGTTACAGAGCTGAAGAAGGATGGCGTCGAAGCGCGGGCGGTGAAGCTTGATATGGATAATTCGGCGGACTATGCGGCTGTGGCGAAGTTGATCGAGAAGGACTATGGACGGCTGGATATTCTGGTCAACAATGCCGGTATTTTTCTCGACGGTCGGAAGGGAAATGAGACCACCAAGACCTCGAAGGAGATTCTGCAGAAGACTTTTAATACAAACTTCTTTGCAGTGGTGGGGCTGACGCAGGCGTTGCTTCCTCTGTTGAAGAAGAGTCTGGGTGGGCGGATCGTAAATCTTTCGAGCATCCTGGGTTCAAATACGCTGCATGCAACGCCAGGATCGTTTATCTACGATGCGAAGACGTTTGCTTATGACGCTTCGAAGGCGGCGCTGAACTCGTTTACGATTCACCTTGCGCATGAGTTGAAAGATACGAAGATCAAGGTGAACTCGGCGCATCCGGGGTGGGTGAAGACGGAGATGGGCGGCGAGGGCGCACAGCTCGACATCGAGACCGGTGCCAAGACCTCGGTCGAGCTGGCGACGCTGCAGGACAGCGGGCCGAATGGTGAGTTCCTTCACCTTGGCAAGGCATTGCCCTGGTAG